One genomic window of Fusarium fujikuroi IMI 58289 draft genome, chromosome FFUJ_chr01 includes the following:
- a CDS encoding related to cell division control protein CDC91, translated as MTLRGKASVFAGAALLRLILFLAFPGLPDLLTGRVEISTPVTSFKRLQEGLFLYTNNVSPYDGGVFHQAPLLLPLFSLLPDVKSWPIFTHLLYIAVDLLSAEALYKIAESGVAGNSKLFTSPRRANRFGSAAIAAGFLFNPYTIATCIGRSTGVFTNCAILLAIAKALQGSPFNTMVAISFASYLSMYPILLLPPLVLLAYDCQVEKRRIACITKFAATNVAVVLGCVVSLLGMSFLLANNSWEFLARTYGIQLTLSDLTPNVGLWWYFFIEMFDSFRAFFLGVFWLHLAAYPAALSIRLRPQPLAVLTILLGIFSIFKPYPSLADASLFLSVVPLFRHVFPLMRYAFVTTSTLLYATFLGPAFYHLWIYAGSGNANFFYAITLVWSLGQSLLVTDLTFAVLRDEWEIERPEMVGKEIRQI; from the exons ATGACATTGCGAGGCAAAGCCAGCGTGTTCGCCGGCGCTGCCCTGCTCCGACTTATCTTATTCCTTGCTTTCCCTGGCCTGCCCGATCTTCTAACAGGTCGCGTCGAGATATCCACCCCCGTCACAAGCTTCAAGCGAT TACAAGAAGGCCTATTCCTATATACGAACAATGTCTCGCCATACGATGGTGGTGTCTTCCACCAAGCTCCTCTTCTGTTGCCCTTGTTCTCGCTGCTCCCCGACGTAAAGAGCTGGCCCATCTTCACACACCTACTCTACATCGCCGTCGACCTCCTCAGCGCCGAGGCTCTGTATAAAATTGCCGAATCGGGTGTCGCGGGCAACTCGAAGCTATTCACATCGCCGCGCCGTGCCAATAGGTTTGGTAGTGCTGCAATTGCTGCTGG CTTCTTGTTCAACCCATACACCATTGCGACATGTATAGGACGATCGACAGGCGTCTTCACCAACTGTGCCATTCTTCTTGCCATCGCCAAAGCTCTCCAAGGATCTCCTTTCAACACCATGGTCGCAATCTCTTTCGCATCTTATTTGTCTATGTACCCTATCCTGCTCCTCCCTCCgcttgttctccttgccTATGATTGCCAAGTTGAGAAGCGTAGGATTGCTTGCATCACTAAGTTTGCAGCTACTAATGTAGCTGTTGTGCTGGGGTGCGTGGTTTCGTTATTGGGCATGTCTTTTTTGCTTGCCAACAACTCCTGGGAGTTCCTGGCTCGCACATATGGCATCCAATTGACCTTGTCGGATCTCACACCTAACGTAGGACTGTGGTGGTATTTCTTCATTGAGATGTTTGACTCGTTTAGAGCTTTCTTCCTTGGCGTGTTCTGGCTGCATCTTGCAGCTTATCCCGCAGCCCTCTCTATCCGTCTCCGACCCCAGCCATTGGCTGTATTGACCATCCTACTGGGCAttttctccatcttcaagccTTATCCTTCGCTTGCAGATGCCAGCCTCTTCCTGTCTGTGGTCCCTCTGTTCCGACATGTTTTCCCCCTCATGCGGTACGCTTTTGTTACCACCTCTACGCTGCTGTACGCAACATTCCTTGGGCCAGCCTTTTACCACCTCTGGATCTATGCAGGGAGTGGCAACGCCAATTTTTTCTATGCCATCACTCTTGTGTGGAGTTTGGGTCAGAGTCTGTTGGTGACAGATCTCACATTCGCCGTGTTGCGAGATGAGTGGGAAATTGAGCGACCTGAGATGGTTGGCAAAGAGATCAGACAGATATAA
- a CDS encoding related to pescadillo development protein, which produces MPRIKKKGKAGAAKNYVTRNQAIRKLQISLPDFRKLCIWKGIYPREPRSRKKVSKSSTSSTTFYYTKDIQYLLHEPLLQKFRDQKVLEKKISRALGRGDVTDAARLEGNASRPEKTGKPRYTLDHVIRERYPTFIDAIRDLDDCLSMLFLFANLPSTSSVPAKMIARCERLCLEFQHYLIVSQSVTKSFLSIKGIYYQANIQGEEVLWLVPYKFNQRVVGDVDFRIMGTFVEFYMTLLGFVNFRLYTSLGLKYPPKFDQAKDEAGAELGAFTLEGKTLVGADGKEQKTLEAAEHKPDPKVQAAVNKVIKKIKGNDDDESTTTSENQVEGEVQEAGVIDKFEPAVSGGDILPQPSNTGNNPNSLFSNLTIYLSRETPRQPLEFLLKSFGCRRVGWDAVLGDGAFTTNELDPNITHQIVDRPPIQASADDEADGDDNQTSQKLAANRRVPGRTYIQPQWVWDSVNDGELKEPHLYAPGADLPPHLSPFVRNVQGAYDPTVPLEEQEPEAEAIEAQSDGEDEVDDTAEGMDVADSDEGEGDEGDEGDEFGGFSADEQEEEEEEEEDVEQRQDELEAELTGGAVKSKTTNAKAKAKEDARKALTKKAREEAEDLERAKGMLSKKKRKLYEQMVYTNNKKSAEDQKLRAKRRKFEKEKATKGKGKA; this is translated from the coding sequence ATGCCTCGgataaagaagaagggaaaggccGGCGCGGCCAAGAACTACGTTACTCGAAACCAGGCGATTCGAAAACTTCAGATCAGCCTTCCCGACTTCCGAAAGCTGTGCATTTGGAAGGGAATATATCCTCGCGAGCCCCGAAGCAGAAAGAAGgtttccaagtcttccaCCAGCTCAACTACCTTCTACTACACCAAGGACATCCAGTATCTGCTCCACGAGCCGCTGCTCCAGAAGTTCCGCGACCagaaggttcttgagaagaagatctctcGTGCGCTCGGTCGAGGCGATGTCACCGACGCCGCTCGCCTAGAGGGCAATGCCTCGCGACCTGAGAAGACAGGAAAGCCTCGCTATACTCTTGACCATGTCATTCGTGAGCGCTATCCCACATTTATTGATGCTATCCGAGACCTTGATGACTGCTTGTCAATGCTCTTTTTGTTCGCCAACTTGCCTTCCACCTCCTCGGTTCCCGCTAAGATGATTGCCCGTTGCGAGCGCCTGTGCCTTGAGTTCCAGCACTACCTCATTGTGTCGCAGAGCGTTACCAAGTCGTTCCTCTCCATCAAGGGTATCTACTATCAGGCAAACATCCAGGGCGAGGAGGTCCTCTGGCTGGTCCCTTACAAGTTCAACCAGCGCGTCGTTGGCGATGTCGACTTCCGTATCATGGGCACCTTTGTTGAGTTCTATATGACcctcctcggcttcgtcaACTTCCGACTGTACACCTCTCTTGGCCTCAAGTACCCCCCCAAGTTCGACCAGGCTAAGGACGAGGCTGGCGCTGAGCTCGGTGCTTTCACCCTTGAGGGCAAGACCTTGGTTGGTGCCGACGGGAAGGAACAGAAGACAttggaggctgctgagcaCAAGCCTGACCCCAAGGTTCAAGCTGCTGTCAACAAAGTTATCAAGAAAATCAAGGgcaacgatgatgatgagtcgaCAACAACGTCCGAGAACCAGGTCGAGGGCGAGGTCCAAGAGGCCGGTGTAATCGATAAGTTTGAGCCAGCAGTCTCTGGTGGCGATATTCTGCCCCAGCCTTCTAACACCGGAAACAACCCcaacagcctcttctccaacctcaCCATCTACCTGTCCCGCGAAACCCCACGACAACCCCTCGAATTCCTCCTCAAGTCCTTCGGCTGCAGACGTGTTGGCTGGGACGCTGTTCTCGGCGACGGTGCTTTCACCACCAACGAGCTTGACCCAAATATCACTCACCAGATCGTTGATCGACCTCCTATCCAGGCttctgctgatgatgaggctgatggCGACGACAACCAGACATCACAGAAGCTTGCTGCCAACCGACGAGTTCCAGGACGAACATACATCCAGCCTCAATGGGTTTGGGACAGCGTCAACGACGGCGAGCTGAAGGAGCCTCATCTGTATGCTCCTGGGGCTGATCTTCCTCCCCATCTGAGCCCCTTCGTGAGGAACGTCCAGGGTGCATATGATCCCACTGTTCCTCTGGAGGAGCAAGAgcctgaggctgaggccatTGAGGCCCAGAgcgatggcgaggatgaggttgacgatACTGCTGAGGGTATGGATGTGGCTGATTCTGatgagggagagggagacgAGGGAGACGAGGGAGACGAGTTTGGCGGCTTCTCTGCAGACGagcaggaagaggaagaggaagaggaagaagatgtcgagCAACGGCAagacgagcttgaggctgagctCACTGGTGGTGCTGTCAAGTCCAAGACTACGAacgccaaggccaaggctaaGGAGGACGCTCGCAAGGCCCTTACCAAGAAGGCTCGcgaagaggctgaggatcTGGAGCGTGCGAAGGGTATgctcagcaagaagaagagaaagctgTACGAGCAGATGGTGTACacaaacaacaagaagagtgCTGAGGACCAGAAGCTACGGGCCAAGAGGAGAAAGTtcgaaaaggaaaaggctaccaagggcaagggcaaggcttAG
- a CDS encoding probable kinesin-related protein bimC, whose protein sequence is MAPGVRAATANSSRSSVRAGSRAPPTRYGSSLATRNGAVSPTGSIASVNTVNTIGTKRKERDFEAESSAEETNIQVVVRCRGRNEREVRENSNVVVTADAVKGKIVELSMGSNALSNRSYNFDRVFSQAADQNMVFDDTVKPILDEMLSGYNCTIFAYGQTGTGKTYTMSGDMTDTLGMLSDEAGIIPRVLQTLFNKLELENAESTIKCSFIELYNEELRDLLSSDEGNKLKIFDDTSRRGHLSTIVQGMEEKHIKSATEGVKVLQDGSLKRQVAATKCNDLSSRSHTVFTITTYVRKPNEHGVDALVSAGKLNLVDLAGSENIQRSGAENKRAAEAGLINKSLLTLGRVINALVDRSSHIPYRESKLTRLLQDSLGGRTKTCIIATISPAKSNLEETISTLDYAFRAKNIKNKPQLNPMVEKKTLLRDFTMEIEKLKSELIATRQRNGVYLSNEAYEEMTAQSESRRIVNEEQAAKLETLENNLRNKVQELFSLQSTFMGLKKDHEGTKAQLDDTKEVLDQTEIVLSATRKSLTEETKIRKAHQKTEQKLTEVGGELINKLHKTVRDVGGLHAKNKRKSDLQSINRNTWTTSQDQVADVTSMVERRINEFQEEQQEHIASVGQRMENFVDEELRKLSTTQTFLDEHLSTFTQSKKDLLQSKQKSKEDMDEVLEEIKVVRDTVKERMGESLQSISHSAERIAADMLNEMTAFHGQLHNSYSAIGKDFKSTFEDLVKHITAQRAECDNLKRQLQAATNTIVLQNATISSRIQDALVEERRQAVDERQKLMNQITALINTHADAQESRLHDRASQIQKSITATSANLEQAVDTYGEGMSTWDVREGELLDEVKKSREQLKTKLKDDWTAASDHSSSIQATAKSVHAETVRIVDEQIKDLDVQMEALDDFVSRAKTENGHHHESHSVSVQSLSNTVEESFGNISSHFKSTFDRVKNLGEEMELDLGDLQDGLEPLNDQLCQPLANLREDITRAALQEYQPTGETPAKVQYHYPTDLPRTEDHDLIISRIDEVSTPTKDRDGSDRDNTMVFADLDCPQKMMTSPVRPPPSRMSNASAPEHIGLAGSLREVNPNVPNHTTGSIGFDPRASIISMPPERTLPLFKRSTRVTRSAKKVGVRDPIISEGGENMLPTALEESLSRRKSPRLN, encoded by the exons TGCCTTGAGTAACCGCTCATATAATTTTGATCGCGTCTTTTCTCAGGCGGCGGATCAAAACATGGTTTTTGATGATACAGTAAAGCCAATTCTGGACGAG ATGCTTTCCGGATATAACTGCACCATCTTTGCCTATGGACAGACAGGCACAGGAAAGACATATACCATGTCTGGTGACATGACCGACACTCTGGGTATGCTCTCAGACGAAGCTGGTATCATTCCCCGAGTCCTACAGACCCTTTTCAACAAactcgagcttgagaatgCCGAGAGTACGATCAAGTGCTCCTTTATTGAACTTTACAACGAAGAACTCCGCGATCTGCTTTCATCTGACGAGggcaacaagctcaagattttCGACGACACTTCACGACGAGGCCATCTCAGCACCATTGTTCAGGGCATGGAGGAGAAGCACATCAAGAGCGCTACCGAGGGTGTCAAAGTGCTCCAGGACGGCAGTTTGAAACGCCAGGTTGCTGCTACAAAGTGCAACGATCTAAGTTCTCGCAGTCACACGGTCTTCACCATTACCACATATGTTCGAAAGCCAAACGAGCACGGCGTGGATGCTCTTGTCAGTGCTGGAAAGCTGAACCTTGTCGATTTGGCTGGAAGTGAGAACATTCAGCGATCAGGAGCTGAAAACAAGcgtgctgctgaggctggccTCATCAATAAGTCACTCTTGACTCTCGGTCGAGTCATCAACGCGCTTGTGGACCGTAGCTCTCATATTCCCTACCGGGAGTCCAAGTTGACTCGTTTGCTACAAGACTCACTCGGTGGTAGAACAAAGACTTGCATTATTGCAACCATTTCTCCCGCCAAGAGTAACCTGGAGGAGACCATATCAACACTCGACTATGCCTTCAgggccaagaacatcaagaacaagcccCAGCTCAACCCCATGGTCGAGAAGAAAACACTGCTCAGGGATTTTACTATGGAaatcgagaagctcaagagtgAGCTCATCGCTACTCGCCAACGCAACGGTGTCTATCTCTCGAACGAAGCCTACGAAGAGATGACGGCTCAAAGCGAATCTCGCCGCATCGTCAACGAGGAACAGGctgccaagcttgagacCCTGGAAAACAACTTGCGCAACAAGGTCCAGGAGCTGTTCAGCCTACAGTCTACGTTCATGGGACTAAAGAAGGATCACGAGGGCACAAAAGCCCAGTTGGACGATACCAAGGAAGTGTTGGACCAAACCGAGATTGTTCTTTCTGCAACACGGAAGTCACTTACCGAGGAAACCAAGATCAGAAAAGCACACCAGAAGACAGAGCAGAAGCTCACCGAGGTTGGCGGagagctcatcaacaagctgCATAAGACAGTCCGCGATGTTGGTGGTCTCCatgccaagaacaagcgaAAGTCGGATCTTCAGTCGATCAACCGAAACACATGGACAACATCTCAAGATCAGGTCGCTGATGTTACCTCCATGGTCGAGCGTCGGATCAATGAGTTTCAGGAGGAACAGCAAGAACATATTGCAAGCGTCGGACAGCGCATGGAGAACTTTGTAGATGAGGAGCTGCGCAAGCTGTCGACTACACAAACTTTCCTGGATGAGCACTTGAGCACATTCACTCAGTCGAAGAAGGACTTGCTCCAGTCGAAGCAGAAGTCGAAGGAGGATATGGATGAGGTTTTGGAGGAGATCAAAGTTGTTCGTGACACAGTCAAGGAGCGAATGGGCGAGAGCCTGCAGTCTATCTCTCATTCTGCCGAGAGGATAGCGGCAGATATGTTGAATGAGATGACTGCGTTCCACGGACAG CTTCACAACTCTTACAGTGCTATTGGTAAAGACTTCAAGTCCACCTTCGAGGATCTTGTTAAGCATATCACTGCTCAGCGAGCTGAGTGCGACAACCTCAAGCGACAGCTCCAAGCAGCAACAAATACGATTGTGCTACAAAATGCTACAATCTCTTCGCGAATTCAAGATGCCCTAGTGGAAGAGCGTCGCCAAGCCGTTGATGAACGTCAGAAGCTCATGAATCAAATAACAGCTCTTATCAACACCCATGCCGACGCTCAGGAGTCACGGCTCCACGACAGAGCTTCACAGATCCAGAAGAGCATCACGGCAACCAGCGCCAACTTGGAGCAGGCCGTCGATACATATGGCGAGGGTATGTCAACGTGGGATGTGAGGGAGGGCGAGCTACTAGACGAGGTCAAGAAGTCTCGTGAGCAGCTCAAGACGAAGTTGAAGGATGACTGGACAGCTGCCAGTGACCACAGCAGCTCCATCCAAGCTACTGCCAAGTCTGTTCATGCCGAGACTGTTCGTATTGTCGACGAGCAAATCAAGGACCTCGATGTTCAAATGGAAGCGCTAGATGATTTTGTCAGCCGTGCAAAGACTGAGAACGGCCATCACCATGAGTCTCACAGCGTGTCCGTTCAGTCGTTGTCCAATACTGTCGAGGAGTCTTTCGGAAACATTTCATCGCACTTCAAGTCTACCTTTGATCGCGTCAAGAACTTGGGCGAGGAGATGGAgctcgatcttggtgatcTTCAAGACGGCTTAGAGCCACTCAATGATCAGCTCTGCCAACCCCTGGCTAACTTGCGCGAAGACATCACCCGCGCAGCCCTTCAAGAATACCAGCCAACTGGTGAAACACCAGCCAAGGTCCAATATCATTACCCCACTGACCTTCCTCGCACTGAAGACCACGATCTCATCATTTCACGCATCGACGAGGTTTCCACACCAACCAAGGATCGTGACGGGTCTGACAGGGATAACACCATGGTCTTTGCTGACCTTGACTGCCCCCAGAAAATGATGACATCGCCAGTCCGACCTCCGCCGTCTCGCATGTCCAATGCTAGCGCCCCTGAACACATAGGTCTGGCCGGAAGCCTTCGCGAAGTCAACCCCAATGTGCCAAATCACACAACGGGATCAATAGGCTTCGATCCTCGCGCCAGCATTATATCTATGCCCCCTGAGCGCACTTTGCCACTGTTTAAGCGCAGCACGCGTGTGACTCGCAGTGCCAAGAAGGTTGGAGTCAGGGATCCCATCATCTCCGAGGGCGGCGAGAACATGCTTCCTACCGCGCTTGAGGAGAGTCTGTCTAGGAGAAAGAGTCCAAGGCTTAACTGA